A region of Saccopteryx leptura isolate mSacLep1 chromosome X, mSacLep1_pri_phased_curated, whole genome shotgun sequence DNA encodes the following proteins:
- the GEMIN8 gene encoding gem-associated protein 8, with protein MAAKAASSETTQPWCYHPAYARYWQHYHQAMAWMRSHQNAYWKAVQSYFGSPWCSTPEGPPQSVYAQGGRSPQSSRDHHSASRGSRSRCSRSPRSGWRPHANRRKAQALAAEKEAESDSNEGVECDVSNMEITEELRQYFAETERHKKERRRQQLLDEKRLEDYVNADHDLYYKTCRSVEPPSERPGERRQAEMKRLYGDSAAKIQAMEAAVQLSFNKHVDQKRPKYWPVIPLKF; from the exons ATGGCAGCAAAG GCAGCATCGTCAGAAACTACCCAGCCTTGGTGTTACCATCCGGCGTATGCAAGATACTGGCAACATTACCATCAAGCAATGGCTTGGATGCGAAGCCACCAGAACGCCTATTGGAAGGCCGTGCAGTCTTATTTCGGTTCCCCTTGGTGCTCCACTCCCGAAGGCCCTCCCCAGAGCGTTTATGCTCAGGGGGGCAGATCTCCTCAGTCCTCCCGTGACCATCACTCGGCGTCCCGGGGCTCCCGCTCTCGCTGTTCTCGTTCTCCAAGGTCTGGGTGGCGTCCTCATGCCAACAGAAGAAAGGCCCAAGCGTTGGCCGCAGAGAAGGAGGCGGAGAGCGACTCCAATGAGGGGGTCGAGTGCGACGTGAGCAACATGGAGATCACCGAGGAGCTCCGCCAGTACTTCGCGGAGACCGAGAGGCACAAGAAGGAGCGGC GGCGGCAGCAGCTGCTGGACGAGAAGCGCCTGGAGGACTATGTGAACGCCGACCACGACCTCTATTACAAGACGTGCCGCTCTGTGGAACCCCCATCTGAGAGGCCCGGGGAGCGGCGCCAGGCCGAGATGAAGCGCTTGTACGGGGACAGCGCGGCCAAGATCCAAGCCATGGAGGCCGCCGTGCAGCTGAGTTTCAACAAACACGTTGACCAAAAGCGGCCCAAATACTGGCCCGTCATTCCACTGAAGTTCTGA